A stretch of DNA from Erwinia aphidicola:
TGAGGCTGTTATATTTGAAAATGGCAACCAACAGTATCGGCAATTCCAGGGCATGTAGCAGTTTGGTAATCGAAATGAGCAGAGGCCCCTCAACCAGGCCGGAGGCGATCATACGCAGAGCCATCACCATACCGGCGAATATCAGACCATTTTTGGCGCCAATTTTGTTAACCAGCCACGGTGCGCAGAACATGCCTGCCGCTTCCAGAAATACCTGAAATGAATTTAAATAACCAAACATAGCGTTCCCTTCCCGCAAGGTAGGAAACTGTGAGGAAAAATAAACCGGGAATTGCTGGTCGTATACACCGTAAATACAGGTTCCAATCACAAAGAAAATAAGTGCCCAGAAACGCGGTAGCGTTAGCAGCCGGATAGCATCTTCCAGAGAAACCTTTTTAGCCCCAATCTCCAGCTTTTCCATGCTCGCCGGTGCCGCAATTTTTAATCGGGCCAACATGAAGAAGAAAACCAGGCCAGAGCATGACGCCACCAGGAAATTAAGATTGGGGTTAATGTTAAACAGCAGTCCGGCGAAAAACGTGGCAACGGCCCAACCAAGAGAGCCCCACATGCGGGCCCGTCCAAATTCAAAAGTACTCTGACGCGCAACGCGCTCGGTATAGGATTCCAGCACGCCTATACCACCATTAAACGTCAGACCAACAAACAGGCCACCAAAAACACTTCCCAGCAGAATATTGAGATTGAGCAAATAGCTAAAGAAGAGATACGCAGGGCCGGAGAGGATCAGCAGTGCGGCCATAAACCACAGCAGATTTTTGCGCAGACCAAGACGATCCTGAATGAAGCCGTAAAAGACCTGAGCGAAAAGGGCTGACACGGATAAGACGGAAAAGATAATACCCGTCTCGGAGGCTTTTAACCCCACTTCCTGGTGGAGCCAGATAGAAAGAAGGGAGCTGGACGAAGACCATGTGACAAAGAAAAAGAACAGCAGGGCGCTGAGCAGCATATAGCTGCGGGAAGGCTTTTTTTTCATCTGAGCAATCTCATAGCGATTTATATGCGCACATGGTAACGTTAACATTATACGCAGACACCGAGTTTTATGGCAATATCCGATGTTAATCACAAAAGTTAACGTTAACATTGGCGTTGTGAGATCTGTATCAAATTTCTTTGCCAAATTCCCAAAATATCAGGCTCAAAGCTTAGAATAGTGGGTTCAACTCTATGGATAACTTGATAGCGGCTGTTCGCTTGCAGCGCGATGATGTATCCGGGTTTTCGCAAAATGGAAGATTATGGCGTCTTTGAAAGATGTGGCCAGAATGGCCAATGTATCGTTAATGACAGTTTCGCGGGCGCTTAATTACCCTGAACGCGTGAAGCCCGAGACGCTTGCACGCGTGCAGGAAGCGATTCTGCATTTGAACTACGTACCCGACTTGTCGGCAAAACAGATCCGCAGTGTGGGGACTAAAAACAAGACGATCGGCGTACTGGCGTTGGATACGGTAACCACACCTTTTTCCGTCGAAATCACGCTGTCAATCGAGGAGACCGCGCGCGCACACGGCTGGAAAAGCTTCGTGGTTAACATGTTCTCTGATGATAATCCGGACGAAATTGTCGATCTGCTGCTTGCTCATCGGCCCGGTGGCATCATTTTCACTACCATGGGACTGCGTGAAGTACGTATACCGCCCAAGCTGCTGACACATCCCTGTGTTCTGGCAAATTGCGAAAATAAAGACGAGCCCGTTGCCTGTTACATACCCGATGACGAGAAGGGCCAGTACACTGCAGTTAGAGCCTTGTTGGCGGCAGGATATCGTCGGCCTATCTGTCTGCATTTACCCGCCAACCACCTGGCGACGTCCCGTCGCCAAAAGGGAATGGAGCGCGCCTGTCTTGAGGCAGGCATCGATCCCGATACGCTGGATCATTGCTATATGCAACCTGGCGATGAGCACTACCGTGACATTCCCGACGTTCTTCTGGCTCACATTTATCAGGGGATACCTCAGTTTGATTCAGTTATTTGCGGGAATGACCGCATTGCATTCATGGTGTATCAGACGCTTTTGGCTAAAGGAATTCGTATCCCGCAGGATATCGGGGTTATTGGTTACGATAATCATGTAGGTATTGGCAACCTTTTTTTACCGCCGTTATCTACGGTACAGTTACCGCATTACGAAATTGGTCGACTTAGTACGTTGCATATTATTAACGGTGATGACAGCAAGGCGAGGGTACTGGTGGATAGTCCCTGGTTGTCTCGCGAGTCATTTAGTCTCTGCACCTGACGTTCAGTCAGCCCGAATGGTGAAGCATCATCACAACGTCAATAACGACCTTCAAACCAGTCATGGTGAGAGCCGTCGATTTGAATGAATTTCCCGGTTTGCCGCGTTTTAAGCGGGCAAGCACACCATCTGTCAAAGCTAAGTTCAGATGTCCGGGTTAGGGCAAAGTTAAAATGTCCGCTCTGTGCCAGGAGCGGAATTTAATGTTTTACGGTAATTAAGCCTCTTTCAATGCACTGAATTTAGCAGGACTGAATAAATCTTTGCTGAGTATGTCGATGATTAAATCGCGGGGAAAGATAGTTTCGTTAGTATCTTTAAGCTCTTCTAATGTCCACCAGTGATGCTTTTTAATGACTTGCTTTTCATTTTCACTCCATCCTGAGTCGTCCATATCACGCTTTTCAGCATGGATTATAAAAAAACTCTCTTCCGCAAGAACGGTCTCCCCATCAGGCAGCTGCATAGGGAAAGTTCGGGATGCTACCACCGCGCCGACGGAATCTCTTTTTAATCCGGTCTCTTCCTGCAACTCCCTTAGCGCTGCCTCTTCGAAGGATTCATTATGTTCAAGCCCACCGCCAGGCGTCGCCCAGTAGGACATGCCGCTTAATGCGTCATTTTTATGGGAAAAATTAAACAGCAAAACATTTTTTTCAGGTGAAAGAATAATTAACCGGGATGATTGGCGAGTACGCATAACGCTTCCTTCTGATGCAGTTAAAACTGATTTCCGTTTCGCCATTCAACCATAAACAGCCGCCTAGATCGTTCAGAACGATCCCTTAAATTTCTTGAGGCTATGGCGTTCCAGAAGCTTCTCGCGGCTAATGTAGGGCCGAAATCGCTGTAGCTTTCGCTGATGTTCAGGAGTTTAGCGGCACGCGACTGCGTCAAACTTTTGTTGTTAATACGAAAAATGCTGGCTTTGTCGCTGTAGAATGCCAGCGGCTTACCGTGCTGCTCCAGATAGCCGCGCGTGGCGTCAAAATA
This window harbors:
- a CDS encoding MFS transporter, giving the protein MKKKPSRSYMLLSALLFFFFVTWSSSSSLLSIWLHQEVGLKASETGIIFSVLSVSALFAQVFYGFIQDRLGLRKNLLWFMAALLILSGPAYLFFSYLLNLNILLGSVFGGLFVGLTFNGGIGVLESYTERVARQSTFEFGRARMWGSLGWAVATFFAGLLFNINPNLNFLVASCSGLVFFFMLARLKIAAPASMEKLEIGAKKVSLEDAIRLLTLPRFWALIFFVIGTCIYGVYDQQFPVYFSSQFPTLREGNAMFGYLNSFQVFLEAAGMFCAPWLVNKIGAKNGLIFAGMVMALRMIASGLVEGPLLISITKLLHALELPILLVAIFKYNSLNFDKRLSSTIYLVGFACTSSVIGTVLSPLAGFSYEKFGFAQSYLIMGIMVFCTTFISIFLLRPNKPTTEHPFLQQDAV
- a CDS encoding NUDIX hydrolase; the protein is MRTRQSSRLIILSPEKNVLLFNFSHKNDALSGMSYWATPGGGLEHNESFEEAALRELQEETGLKRDSVGAVVASRTFPMQLPDGETVLAEESFFIIHAEKRDMDDSGWSENEKQVIKKHHWWTLEELKDTNETIFPRDLIIDILSKDLFSPAKFSALKEA
- a CDS encoding LacI family DNA-binding transcriptional regulator, with the translated sequence MASLKDVARMANVSLMTVSRALNYPERVKPETLARVQEAILHLNYVPDLSAKQIRSVGTKNKTIGVLALDTVTTPFSVEITLSIEETARAHGWKSFVVNMFSDDNPDEIVDLLLAHRPGGIIFTTMGLREVRIPPKLLTHPCVLANCENKDEPVACYIPDDEKGQYTAVRALLAAGYRRPICLHLPANHLATSRRQKGMERACLEAGIDPDTLDHCYMQPGDEHYRDIPDVLLAHIYQGIPQFDSVICGNDRIAFMVYQTLLAKGIRIPQDIGVIGYDNHVGIGNLFLPPLSTVQLPHYEIGRLSTLHIINGDDSKARVLVDSPWLSRESFSLCT